In Lates calcarifer isolate ASB-BC8 linkage group LG4, TLL_Latcal_v3, whole genome shotgun sequence, a genomic segment contains:
- the cib3 gene encoding calcium and integrin-binding family member 3: protein MCSDMGNKQTIFTAQQLDAYQDCTYFTRKEILRLFYRYRDLAPQLVPLDYTNHPDVKLPYELIGSMPELKDNPFRQRIAEVFSEDGEGNMTLDDFLDMFSVLSEMAPRDLKAYYAFKIYDFNNDDFICKSDLEKTLNKLTRNELTEDEVRMVCEKVIDEADLDNDGRLSLEDFQHMIVRAPDFLSTFHIRI, encoded by the exons ATGTGCTCAGACATGGGGAATAAACAGACCATCTTTACAGCACAGCAGCTAGATGCCTATCAG GACTGTACATACTTTACAAGAAAAGAAATTCTCAG GCTGTTCTACCGCTATCGGGATTTGGCACCGCAGCTTGTTCCCCTTGACTACACCAACCACCCAGATGTGAAGTTACCATATGAGCTGATTGGCAGCATGCCAGAGCTGAAG GACAACCCATTTCGTCAGAGGATCGCTGAGGTTTTCTCTGAGGACGGAGAGGGAAACATGACACTGGATGACTTCTTAGACATGTTTTCGGTCCTGAGCGAGATGGCTCCACGGGACCTAAAGGCCTACTACGCTTTCAAAATTTATG ACTTCAATAATGACGACTTTATCTGCAAGTCAGACCTGGAGAAGACGCTGAACAAACTGACCCGAAACGAGCTGACGGAGGACGAGGTGAGGATGGTGTGCGAGAAGGTGATAGACGAGGCCGACCTGGACAATGACGGACGTCTATCGCTGGAGGACTTCCAGCACATGATTGTCCGAGCCCCAGACTTCCTCAG CACCTTCCACATAAGGATATAA
- the pnhd gene encoding uncharacterized protein pnhd, with protein sequence MLCFLVTGVLGKHIDHRNLFTQRVCCKRQSHFVYIGQDISGSPVSVDVGMCRSHCGAASKPSHEAGQQEYSKHSSMLEFLRSKKIRTRGPASPEGSDPLNKLPSCGMNQVCEPTGMRVDRVLLLEGPREVEVIEECHCEIKLTQCIRIPALRTYYSETPFETVIDVGGCSRSKGSPEGFSCVPTKFDSALVETPNKVDLIQTVAACELKESCYRVPYVEYYYETVHHADGVKEERLKEIDVGRCLGGCTTGNRCLLRSPSDPEVCHLWAEKQPSSCVPQGYESQSFLNQHGQLRTVLSITSCLCQN encoded by the exons atgttgtgtttccTAGTGACTGGAGTGTTGGGCAAACACATCGATCACAGAAACCTGTTCACACAGAGAGTGTGCTGCAAAAGACAGAGCCACTTTGTGTACATTGGACAAG acaTCTCTGGGAGTCCTGTCAGTGTAGATGTGGGGATGTGTAGGTCGCACTGTGGGGCAGCATCCAAGCCATCACATGAAGCAGGGCAGCAGGAATACTCAAAACATTCCTCCATGCTGGAATTTCTCAGGAGCAAAAAA ATAAGGACACGGGGACCTGCTTCTCCAGAGGGCTCGGATCCTCTGAACAAGCTGCCCTCCTGCGGGATGAACCAGGTGTGCGAGCCGACCGGGATGCGAGTGGACCGGGTGCTTCTGCTGGAGGGACCCCGGGAGGTGGAGGTCATCGAGGAGTGCCACTGCGAGATCAAGCTGACCCAGTGCATCCGCATCCCAGCACTGAGGACTTACTACTCCGAGACGCCATTTGAGACAGTCATTGACGTGGGAGGATGCTCCAGGTCTAAGGGctctccag AGGGATTTTCCTGTGTCCCCACTAAGTTTGACTCAGCCTTGGTTGAGACCCCCAACAAAGTGGATCTCATCCAGACCGTGGCAGCCTGTGAGCTGAAGGAAAGCTGCTACAGGGTCCCATATGTGGAGTATTACTATGAAACAGTTCACCATGCAGATGGAGTCAAAGAAGAGAGGCTCAAA gaaatagATGTGGGCAGATGTTTGGGAGGCTGCACTACAGGAAACCGTTGCCTTCTCAG GAGTCCATCTGATCCTGAAGTTTGTCACTTGTGGGCTGAAAAACAGCCCAGTTCCTGTGTTCCTCAAGGCTACGAGAGCCAAAGCTTCCTCAACCAGCATGGACAGTTACGCACAGTCCTttccatcacttcctgtctttgtcaaAACTGA
- the admp gene encoding anti-dorsalizing morphogenic protein — translation MHQESTQSSEMLMFVFSFAALVCTVAARPSLNYLENHFDVENESEEVRSAAIKRLLEVFGMEDPPAIHGHKQPPQYMLDLYNTVADVDGVTKDPYLLEGNTVRSFFDKLRSEQVEFRFNLSTVARTEKILTAELHLFKLRPQATLTFNRHHFCQVSVYQVLDTTKTNNTQEKKLLSSRLIPVHSTGWEVFTITQAVRSWMVDEGSNLGLHVVVRTLGGSQMDMKLIRFASGRNHHQSKQPMLVLFTDDGRRSTTLESTDPNDTTATSSLPHAPMSGPPSRSARSLDYSEEEGMSMSCQRLPLYVDFEEIGWSGWIVSPRGYNAYHCKGSCPFPLGQNMRPTNHATVQSIINALKLIKGIETPCCVPDKLFSINLLYFDDDENVVLKQYNDMVAGSCGCH, via the exons ATGCACCAGGAATCTACTCAGTCTTCAGagatgttgatgtttgtgttcAGCTTTGCCGCTTTGGTGTGCACAGTCGCTGCACGGCCTTCACTTAACTACCTGGAGAATCATTTCGACGTGGAGAATGAGTCAGAGGAAGTCCGCTCGGCTGCCATCAAGAGACTTCTGGAGGTTTTTGGGATGGAGGATCCCCCTGCCATCCACGGACACAAGCAGCCTCCTCAGTACATGCTCGATCTGTACAACACGGTTGCTGATGTGGACGGTGTGACCAAGGACCCGTATCTGCTGGAGGGGAATACTGTGCGCAGTTTCTTTGACAAAT TGCGAAGTGAACAGGTGGAGTTCAGGTTTAATTTGTCAACGGTTGCAAGAACTGAGAAGATTCTGACTGCAGAGCTCCATCTTTTCAAGCTGCGACCTCAGGCAACACTGACATTCAACAGACATCACTTCTGCCAA GTTAGTGTTTATCAGGTGCTTGACAccaccaaaaccaacaacacacaGGAGAAGAAGTTGCTGTCTTCTCGACTTATCCCAGTCCACTCTACTGGCTGGGAGGTGTTCACCATCACACAAGCA GTTCGTTCCTGGATGGTGGATGAAGGCAGCAACCTGGGACTCCACGTGGTGGTTCGGACCCTGGGAGGAAGCCAGATGGATATGAAACTGATCCGCTTTGCTTCAGGACGGAACCACCACCAGAGCAAGCAGCCCATGTTGGTTCTTTTCACCGATGATGGCCGCCGCTCCACTACTCTCGAGAGCACAG ACCCAAACGATACCACAGCCACTTCCAGCCTGCCCCATGCCCCCATGTCGGGCCCGCCCTCCCGCAGCGCTCGCTCCCTGGACTACAGTGAGGAGGAAGGCATGTCCATGTCCTGCCAGCGCCTGCCTCTCTACGTTGACTTCGAGGAGATTGGCTGGTCCGGCTGGATTGTGTCCCCCAGGGGCTACAACGCTTACCACTGCAAAGGCTCCTGCCCCTTCCCTCTGGGTCAGAACATGAGGCCAACCAACCACGCCACTGTCCAGTCCATCATCAACGCCCTGAAGCTGATCAAAGGCATTGAGACACCGTGCTGCGTGCCAGACAAGCTCTTCTCCATCAACTTGCTCtactttgatgatgatgagaatGTGGTGCTAAAGCAGTATAATGACATGGTGGCTGGAAGCTGCGGCTGCCACTGA